GCCGAGCCGGGGTTGTACCGGCTCGACGCCGAGGCCGAACGGGACATCGCCCGCCGGCTGCCGCCCCGCCTCGCCGGGACGGCGGAGGCGGACCCGGTCCGGTTCATGCTGAGCGTGGAGATCTCCACCATCTACAAGCGGGACGACCTGACCCGCAAGGTGCATCACCTGATCTACCTGCCGGATCTCGACGCGGTGGCCCGCTTCAACACCGCGCTCGGTCGGATCGGCAACCTCGGCTCGGACGGCCGGCCGATCCTCGGCCTGGACTCCCGCGACCTGCTGGAGATCACCCTGGAGGCCAGCCCGGACGGTTACCTGGTGCCGGCGCACATCTGGACGCCGTGGTTCTCCGCGCTGGGCTCCAAGTCCGGCTTCGACGCGATCGCGGACTGCTACGCCGACCTGGCCGAACACATCTTCGCCGTGGAGACGGGGCTCTCCTCCGACCCGGCGATGAACTGGCGGGTCGGGAGCCTGGACGGCTACCAACTGGTGTCCAACTCCGACGCGCACTCGCCACCGGCCCTGGGTCGGGAAGCGACCGTGCTGACCGCCGAACGGGACTACTTCGCCGTCCGGGAGGCGCTGCGGACCGGCGATGGCCTGGCCGGCACCATCGAGTTCTTTCCGGAGGAGGGCAAGTACCACGCGGACGGGCACCGACTGTGTGGGGTCACCTGGTCCCCGGAGCGCACCCGCGCGGCCGGCGGGCGCTGCCCCGAGTGCGGCAAGCCGCTCACCGTGGGCGTCCTCAGCCGGGTCGAGGAGCTGGCGGACCGCCCGGTGGGGCACCGGCCGGCGCACGCCCGTGATGTCACCCACCTGGTGCCGTTGGCCGAGATCCTCGGTGAGATCAACAAGGTGGGCGCCCGGTCGAAGAAGGTCGAGGGGCGACTCAACGAGTTGCTCGCCGCGCTCGGCCCGGAGCTGGAGATCCTGACCACGACGCCGCTGACCGACATCGCGCAGGCAGGTGGTGAGCTGCTGGCCGAGGGCATTGGACGGTTGCGGCGCGGCGAGGTGCACCGGGTGCCGGGCTACGACGGCGAGTACGGGGTGATCACGCTCTTCGACCCGGCGGAGCTGGGCGCCAACGCCGGCACCGCACAGGAGACGCTGTTCGACGTACCGGTGCCGGCGCAGCGGCGACCCACGGAGCCGGCGGCCCGCTCGACGGCCAAGCGCCCGGCGGTGGCGAAAGCGGAGCCGAAGCGTAAGCCGATCCCGGCTCCCGCACCGCCGATCGCGTCGCCGCCGTCTCCCCACGAACCGTTCGAGCCGATGCTCTCCGGCATGGAGGAGGTCGGCACCGGCCTGCTGGACCGGCTGGACGCGATGCAGCGGGTGGCCGCCTCCGCACCCGGCGGTCCGCTGCTCATCGTGGCTGGTCCGGGCACCGGCAAGACCCGGACGCTCACCCACCGGATCGCCTACCTGTGCGCGGAGCTGAACGTCTTTCCCGAGCACTGCCTCGCGATCACGTTCACCCGCCGGGCCGCCGAGGAGCTGCGGCACCGCCTCGACAGCCTGCTCGGCCCGGTCGCGGAGGACGTCACCGTCGGCACGTTCCACGCGCTGGGGTTGACCATTCTGCGGGAGAACGCCGACGCGGCGGGCCTGCCGGCCAGTTTCCGCATCGCGGACGACGCGGAGCGGGCGGCGGCCCGGTCGGAGGCCGGTGACGACAGCGCCGGTTACACCGCGCTGCTGCGCAAGCAGGACCTGGTCGACCTGGACGAGCTGGTGAGCCTGCCGGTGGAGCTACTGAAGGCCGATCGGAAGCTGGTCGAGCGGTATCGGGACCGCTGGCGGTGGATCTTCGTCGACGAGTACCAGGACGTCGACGCGATGCAGTACGAGCTGCTGCAGCTGCTCAGCCCGGCGGACGGCAACCTGTGCGCGATCGGCGACCCGGACCAGGCGATCTACTCGTTCCGGGGCGCCGACGTCGGCTACTTCCTGCGCTTCTCCGCGGACTTCACGGACGCCCGGTTGGTCCGACTCAACCGCAACTACCGCTCGTCGGCGCCGATCCTGGCCGCCGCGGCGCAGGCCATCGCACCGTCCTCGCTGGTCCGCGGCCGGCGACTGGACCCGGCCCGACTCGACCCGGAAGCCCCGCTGGTCGGGCGCTATCCGGCAGGTTCCGTCACCGAGGAAGCCGACTTCGTGGTCCGTACCGTCGACGATCTGGTCGGCGGGCTGTCCCACCGTTCGCTGGACTCGGGTCGGATCGACGGCCGGTCCACCTCGCTGTCGTTCTCCGACATCGCCGTGCTGTACCGCACCGACGCGCAGGCCGCGCCGATCGTGGACGCCCTGACCCGGGCCAACATTCCAGTGCAGAAGCGTTCACACGACCGACTTCGGGATCGGCCGGGGGTGGCGGCGATCGCCCGCGAGCTGCGACACGCCGACGGGTTGGCCGGCTCGCTGGCGGCTCGGGTGCGGCTGGCCGGCCAGGTGGTCGCGGAGCGGTTCGCCGTGCCCACCCTGGATGGCACCGGCACGGTACGTCCCGAGGACGTCCGCTCGGCCGTGGACCTGCTGACCCCGCTGGCCCGACGCTGCGGCGACGACCTGGAGACGTTCCTGTC
The window above is part of the Micromonospora sp. LH3U1 genome. Proteins encoded here:
- a CDS encoding UvrD-helicase domain-containing protein; this translates as MPPFSAVPPGGLPPFVADLHIHSKYSRACSRDLTLPNLAWWARRKGIGLLGTGDFTHPAWYDHLRETLRPAEPGLYRLDAEAERDIARRLPPRLAGTAEADPVRFMLSVEISTIYKRDDLTRKVHHLIYLPDLDAVARFNTALGRIGNLGSDGRPILGLDSRDLLEITLEASPDGYLVPAHIWTPWFSALGSKSGFDAIADCYADLAEHIFAVETGLSSDPAMNWRVGSLDGYQLVSNSDAHSPPALGREATVLTAERDYFAVREALRTGDGLAGTIEFFPEEGKYHADGHRLCGVTWSPERTRAAGGRCPECGKPLTVGVLSRVEELADRPVGHRPAHARDVTHLVPLAEILGEINKVGARSKKVEGRLNELLAALGPELEILTTTPLTDIAQAGGELLAEGIGRLRRGEVHRVPGYDGEYGVITLFDPAELGANAGTAQETLFDVPVPAQRRPTEPAARSTAKRPAVAKAEPKRKPIPAPAPPIASPPSPHEPFEPMLSGMEEVGTGLLDRLDAMQRVAASAPGGPLLIVAGPGTGKTRTLTHRIAYLCAELNVFPEHCLAITFTRRAAEELRHRLDSLLGPVAEDVTVGTFHALGLTILRENADAAGLPASFRIADDAERAAARSEAGDDSAGYTALLRKQDLVDLDELVSLPVELLKADRKLVERYRDRWRWIFVDEYQDVDAMQYELLQLLSPADGNLCAIGDPDQAIYSFRGADVGYFLRFSADFTDARLVRLNRNYRSSAPILAAAAQAIAPSSLVRGRRLDPARLDPEAPLVGRYPAGSVTEEADFVVRTVDDLVGGLSHRSLDSGRIDGRSTSLSFSDIAVLYRTDAQAAPIVDALTRANIPVQKRSHDRLRDRPGVAAIARELRHADGLAGSLAARVRLAGQVVAERFAVPTLDGTGTVRPEDVRSAVDLLTPLARRCGDDLETFLSQLSTGAEVDALDPRAEAVTLLTLHAAKGLEFPVVFLVGVEDGLLPLRWPGSTTDEDAVAEERRLFFVGLTRAQDRLYVSHAARRTRHGTERDCAPSPFLSVIDPGLFERFGETEPRRPKDRQLRLI